A window of Brevibacterium ihuae contains these coding sequences:
- a CDS encoding FkbM family methyltransferase, translated as MADYRSTFRGRRQRWFGLKPLVKTALAARPLHPALRLAARTVPGVRAGRLPAPAGLAEVAGTAAGARFVLVDPARCEIAKEFYWGRGRRPDPADALALDIVTALARTADVLLDVGAYTGVFTVAAAAANPRLRAHAFEMIPAVVAGLERNLERNGIAHRVEVHPTGVGASGMRMRVPSGEGGSALPSFYSASMEFDDGDEVVFTALDDLLDGAHGGGLDGAIDGGPVGGLAAAGRERVVMKIDVEGAENAVLAHGQELLARYRPDILCEVLHGQADGRELEALLAPHGYRWYLVREHDLAERTRIAPDAVFRDWLFTARTPAELESDLGRIIA; from the coding sequence ATGGCGGATTACAGGAGCACGTTCCGAGGACGCAGGCAGCGGTGGTTCGGCCTCAAACCGCTCGTCAAGACCGCGCTGGCCGCCCGTCCCCTCCATCCCGCGCTGCGTCTCGCGGCGCGCACCGTCCCCGGGGTCCGCGCAGGCCGGTTGCCGGCCCCGGCCGGACTCGCCGAGGTGGCCGGCACCGCCGCCGGCGCCCGCTTCGTGCTCGTCGATCCGGCGCGGTGCGAGATCGCCAAGGAGTTCTACTGGGGGCGGGGCCGGCGCCCGGATCCCGCTGATGCACTCGCCCTCGACATCGTCACCGCGCTCGCCCGCACGGCCGACGTCCTCCTCGACGTCGGCGCCTACACCGGCGTCTTCACGGTGGCCGCCGCGGCGGCGAACCCCCGGCTCCGGGCCCATGCCTTCGAGATGATCCCGGCAGTCGTCGCCGGGCTCGAGCGGAACCTCGAGCGCAACGGGATCGCTCACCGGGTGGAGGTCCACCCGACCGGGGTGGGCGCCTCGGGAATGCGGATGCGCGTCCCGAGCGGCGAGGGCGGGTCGGCGCTCCCGTCCTTCTACTCCGCGTCGATGGAGTTCGACGACGGGGACGAGGTCGTCTTCACCGCTCTCGACGACCTGCTCGACGGCGCCCACGGTGGCGGTCTCGATGGTGCGATCGACGGCGGGCCCGTTGGCGGACTCGCTGCCGCAGGGCGGGAGCGGGTCGTCATGAAGATCGACGTCGAGGGAGCGGAGAACGCCGTGCTCGCGCACGGTCAGGAACTCCTCGCCCGGTACCGACCCGACATCCTCTGCGAGGTGCTCCACGGGCAGGCCGACGGCCGGGAACTCGAGGCGCTCCTCGCCCCGCACGGCTACCGCTGGTACCTCGTCCGCGAGCACGATCTCGCAGAACGCACCCGGATCGCCCCGGACGCGGTGTTCCGCGACTGGCTGTTCACCGCGCGGACCCCGGCCGAGCTCGAATCCGACCTCGGCCGGATCATCGCCTGA
- a CDS encoding cation diffusion facilitator family transporter, with protein sequence MATTHDHGSAASSRTRLGIVLALTGAVAVAEIIGALVTGSLALLADAAHMVVDVSGLAMAFVAVGLAGRPATARRTWGLRRVEVLAAGAQATLLAAVGVYGLVEGIRRLAAPPEVPGGLLLVFGALGLAANIAGLLILRSHRQDGLNLRAAFLEVAADTLGSLAVIVAAVVLWTTGWARADAVGGIVIALVILPRALLILRAVLRILLESVPEEIDLAEVRRHLAERPHVRGVHDLHVAAIDSRLPVITAHVVVDEACFGDGRAPEVLRDLRACLAAHFDPSLAHATLQLERAVDAGELCGIGAGAEVPVGGETCITPRRGVA encoded by the coding sequence ATGGCGACGACGCACGATCACGGCAGCGCGGCGAGCAGCCGCACGCGGCTGGGGATCGTCCTCGCGCTCACCGGAGCGGTCGCGGTCGCCGAGATCATCGGCGCCCTTGTCACCGGCTCCCTCGCCCTCCTCGCCGATGCGGCCCACATGGTCGTCGATGTCAGCGGCCTCGCGATGGCCTTCGTCGCCGTCGGGCTCGCCGGGCGTCCGGCGACCGCGCGCCGGACCTGGGGCCTGCGCCGCGTCGAGGTGCTCGCCGCAGGCGCGCAGGCGACGCTGCTCGCGGCGGTCGGGGTCTACGGCCTCGTCGAGGGCATCCGGCGGCTCGCCGCGCCGCCCGAGGTCCCCGGCGGGCTGCTCCTCGTGTTCGGCGCGCTCGGCCTCGCCGCGAACATCGCCGGGCTCCTCATCCTCCGCTCCCATCGGCAGGACGGCCTCAACCTCCGGGCCGCGTTCCTCGAGGTCGCCGCCGACACGCTCGGCTCCCTCGCGGTGATCGTCGCGGCCGTGGTCCTGTGGACCACCGGGTGGGCCCGGGCCGATGCGGTCGGCGGGATCGTCATCGCGCTCGTCATCCTGCCCCGGGCGCTGCTCATCCTCCGCGCCGTGCTGCGGATCCTCCTCGAGAGCGTGCCCGAGGAGATCGACCTCGCCGAGGTGCGCCGGCACCTCGCGGAGCGTCCGCACGTCCGCGGGGTCCATGACCTCCATGTCGCCGCGATCGACTCGCGATTGCCGGTGATCACCGCGCACGTCGTCGTCGACGAGGCCTGCTTCGGCGACGGGCGAGCCCCGGAGGTCCTCCGCGATCTGCGCGCGTGCCTCGCCGCCCATTTCGACCCCTCGCTCGCCCATGCGACGCTCCAGCTCGAGCGCGCGGTCGACGCCGGCGAGCTCTGCGGGATCGGGGCCGGAGCCGAGGTGCCGGTCGGCGGTGAGACCTGCATCACCCCTCGCCGCGGCGTCGCCTAG
- the menC gene encoding o-succinylbenzoate synthase, with product MQLTALRLHRVSIPLVSPFTTSFMTETEKDCYLVEATFDTENGEVTGWGESVAMIAPLYSDEYVDGGMAVTRDWLAPILYGVEDLTAETVGWHLRHVIGHRMSKSALEMAVIEAQLKSHGQSFKEYLGGVVDTIPSGVSVGIQDSVADTVRVIGEYLEEGYARIKLKIKPGADIEPVAAVRREFGDDFLFQVDANAAYTLVDAAHLKKLDDYGLLLIEQPLGEADIRQHSELAKLMDTPMCLDESIVSAEAAADAIALGATSVINIKPGRVGGFIEAKRIHDLAAAHGVAVWHGGMVETGLGRAANAAMASLPGFTLPGDVSGSKRFFHEDITEEIVMHDGVVDVPTGPGFGVTIDPAQLAKFTTDTVEITRK from the coding sequence ATGCAGCTCACCGCTCTCCGCCTCCACCGCGTCTCGATCCCGCTCGTCAGCCCCTTCACCACGTCGTTCATGACGGAGACCGAGAAGGACTGCTACCTCGTCGAGGCGACCTTCGACACCGAGAACGGCGAGGTCACCGGCTGGGGCGAATCCGTCGCGATGATCGCGCCGCTGTACTCCGACGAGTACGTCGACGGCGGAATGGCGGTGACCCGCGACTGGCTCGCACCGATCCTCTACGGCGTCGAGGATCTCACCGCGGAGACCGTGGGCTGGCACCTGCGGCACGTCATCGGCCACCGGATGTCGAAGTCGGCCCTCGAGATGGCCGTCATCGAGGCCCAGCTCAAGTCGCACGGACAGTCGTTCAAGGAGTACCTCGGCGGCGTCGTCGACACGATCCCCTCGGGCGTCTCCGTGGGCATCCAGGACTCCGTCGCGGACACCGTGCGGGTCATCGGCGAGTACCTCGAGGAGGGCTACGCCCGGATCAAGCTCAAGATCAAGCCCGGCGCCGACATCGAGCCGGTCGCCGCCGTCCGCCGGGAGTTCGGCGACGACTTCCTGTTCCAGGTCGACGCGAACGCCGCCTACACCCTCGTCGACGCCGCGCACCTGAAGAAGCTCGACGACTACGGCCTCCTCCTCATCGAGCAGCCGCTCGGCGAGGCCGACATCCGCCAGCACTCCGAGCTCGCGAAGCTCATGGACACGCCGATGTGCCTCGACGAGTCGATCGTCTCCGCCGAGGCGGCGGCCGACGCGATCGCGCTCGGCGCCACCTCGGTCATCAACATCAAGCCGGGCCGGGTGGGCGGCTTCATCGAGGCCAAGCGCATCCACGATCTCGCCGCCGCCCACGGCGTCGCGGTCTGGCACGGCGGGATGGTCGAGACCGGGCTGGGCCGGGCGGCCAACGCCGCCATGGCCTCGCTGCCCGGCTTCACTCTGCCCGGCGACGTGTCCGGCTCCAAGCGGTTCTTCCACGAGGACATCACCGAGGAGATCGTCATGCACGACGGCGTCGTCGACGTCCCCACCGGGCCCGGCTTCGGCGTGACGATCGATCCGGCGCAGCTCGCCAAGTTCACCACCGACACCGTGGAGATCACCCGGAAGTGA
- the mmuM gene encoding homocysteine S-methyltransferase translates to MTPYGTAAPAPSAEGTRPFAAALARAHSAGRALVLDGASGTELERMGADVSGDLWAAALLDTDPARVTAMHRAYLEAGAEILESITYQATVPGLVAAGHSAARARELLVRSWHLVGAVVDGHTGPHGAPVLAASSIGPYGAYLADGSEYTGAYPAGIDGEDLAEFHAERIDLLAAAGCRLFACETIPHAAEVTALVAVMDAHPDAEWWLSLSIRRDGAGRILLADGTPVSEVLAGLPAPGAAGAPAAVGINCCPAALVAPALAEIAAGGYAALAYPNSGEIYDAATGTWSPPADGPEDSGGPESTGGRENAGGPVGAEASAPTPRGDLAAAAALWVGAGAVMVGGCCRTAPEDIGALAAVL, encoded by the coding sequence ATGACCCCGTACGGCACCGCAGCGCCCGCCCCGAGCGCCGAGGGGACCCGCCCCTTCGCCGCGGCCCTCGCCCGCGCGCACTCCGCCGGCCGGGCGCTCGTGCTCGACGGCGCCTCGGGCACCGAGCTCGAGCGGATGGGCGCCGACGTCTCCGGCGACCTGTGGGCCGCCGCTCTCCTCGACACCGACCCCGCACGCGTCACGGCGATGCACCGGGCGTACCTCGAGGCCGGGGCCGAGATCCTCGAGTCGATCACCTACCAGGCGACGGTCCCCGGGCTCGTCGCCGCCGGGCACTCGGCCGCCCGCGCCCGGGAGCTCCTCGTCCGCTCGTGGCACCTCGTCGGCGCGGTGGTCGACGGGCACACCGGCCCCCACGGCGCACCGGTGCTCGCCGCGTCGTCGATCGGCCCGTACGGGGCGTACCTGGCCGACGGCTCCGAGTACACCGGGGCCTATCCGGCCGGCATCGACGGCGAGGATCTCGCGGAGTTCCATGCCGAGAGGATCGATCTCCTCGCCGCAGCCGGCTGCCGACTGTTCGCCTGCGAGACGATCCCGCACGCCGCAGAGGTCACCGCCCTCGTCGCGGTCATGGACGCGCACCCCGATGCCGAATGGTGGCTCAGCCTCTCGATCCGCCGCGACGGCGCGGGGCGGATCCTGCTCGCCGACGGGACCCCCGTGTCCGAGGTGCTCGCCGGGCTCCCCGCCCCCGGAGCAGCCGGTGCGCCGGCGGCGGTGGGCATCAACTGCTGCCCCGCGGCACTCGTCGCCCCGGCGCTCGCAGAGATCGCAGCCGGCGGGTACGCGGCCCTCGCGTACCCGAACTCCGGGGAGATCTACGACGCGGCCACGGGCACCTGGTCCCCGCCGGCGGACGGCCCGGAGGACTCGGGCGGCCCGGAGAGCACGGGCGGTCGGGAGAACGCGGGCGGTCCGGTCGGTGCGGAGGCCTCGGCACCGACACCGCGCGGCGACCTCGCCGCGGCAGCGGCGCTGTGGGTGGGGGCAGGTGCGGTCATGGTCGGCGGCTGCTGCCGGACCGCTCCCGAGGACATCGGCGCGCTCGCCGCAGTGCTCTGA
- a CDS encoding thioesterase family protein, translating into MEAFYRQLDDTRFESTPMTAGPWSPEFQHAGPPSALLARQMLAVDPKEGQRLADVRIDILGPVPVAELEITTEVLRSGRSMELVAATASAGGRPALLARAWRILAAPADYPLVPGRRDPGDPRIRPGDLPAAKLTSTIPGAHTGGYGTAVEWRFIEGGDRKPALVWGRQRNALVEGEEPTGWQRALVLADSGGGVSLPVDPKQHRLINCDLHVVLDREPSGEWIRMNSQSIVTPGQGGVVHTELTDEHGGIGYGLQTMVAQNIG; encoded by the coding sequence ATGGAGGCCTTCTACCGCCAGCTCGACGACACCCGGTTCGAATCGACACCGATGACTGCGGGCCCGTGGAGCCCGGAGTTCCAGCACGCCGGTCCGCCGTCCGCACTCCTCGCCCGGCAGATGCTCGCCGTCGATCCGAAGGAGGGTCAGCGGCTCGCCGACGTGCGCATCGACATCCTCGGACCGGTCCCGGTCGCCGAGCTCGAGATCACCACCGAGGTGCTCCGCAGCGGACGCTCGATGGAGCTCGTCGCCGCGACCGCCTCGGCCGGCGGACGGCCCGCGCTCCTCGCCCGCGCCTGGCGGATCCTCGCCGCGCCCGCGGACTATCCGCTCGTACCGGGTCGCCGCGATCCCGGCGACCCCCGGATCCGGCCGGGGGATCTGCCCGCAGCGAAGCTGACGAGCACGATCCCCGGTGCGCACACCGGCGGATACGGCACCGCCGTCGAATGGCGGTTCATCGAGGGCGGGGACCGGAAGCCCGCGCTCGTGTGGGGTCGGCAGCGCAATGCCCTCGTCGAGGGCGAGGAGCCCACCGGCTGGCAGCGCGCGCTCGTCCTCGCCGACTCCGGCGGCGGCGTGAGCCTGCCGGTCGACCCGAAGCAGCACCGGCTCATCAACTGCGACCTCCACGTCGTGCTCGACCGCGAGCCTTCGGGGGAGTGGATCCGGATGAACTCCCAGTCGATCGTCACCCCCGGTCAGGGCGGTGTGGTCCATACCGAGCTCACCGATGAGCACGGGGGGATCGGGTACGGCCTGCAGACGATGGTCGCGCAGAACATCGGCTGA
- a CDS encoding M20 family metallopeptidase, protein MPHAPLAELDRPALVAAAQDALPHMLADIERVISIETPSDDTDAVARGAADFAALIEERLGVAPESLVVDGTTHLRLRFGSGPTRVVLVNHQDTVWPHGTLERLPFSTADGVLRGPGSFDMLTGAIMSVWATRMLLQAAGVAVPPTDGAAGDAGAAEGLPAAEVLAGLSILVTGDEEIGSVTSSDLIRAEAREARAVFVMEASADGALKLSRKGTSMYTVLVHGKAAHAGLEPEKGIHAGLELAHQMQVVAELADAEAQTTVTPTKFSGGTTTNTVPALGQFDIDVRALTAEEQQRVDDAIRGLSPRIEGTRIEVRGGINRPPFEKEMSAALFERAVALAADLGIEQPRGVPVGGASDGNFTAGDGIPTLDGLGAVGDGAHAEHEHAIIEHIPPRTALLAALIADSLSETSISEGS, encoded by the coding sequence GTGCCGCACGCACCCCTCGCCGAACTCGACCGTCCCGCCCTCGTCGCCGCCGCGCAGGACGCCCTGCCCCACATGCTCGCCGACATCGAACGGGTGATCTCGATCGAGACCCCGAGCGACGACACGGATGCCGTGGCCCGCGGGGCCGCCGACTTCGCGGCCCTCATCGAGGAGCGCCTCGGCGTCGCCCCGGAGTCGCTCGTCGTCGACGGCACCACGCATCTGCGGCTGCGCTTCGGCTCCGGGCCGACGCGGGTCGTGCTCGTCAACCACCAGGACACCGTGTGGCCCCACGGCACCCTCGAGCGGCTGCCGTTCAGCACCGCGGACGGGGTCCTCCGGGGGCCGGGCAGCTTCGACATGCTCACCGGCGCGATCATGAGCGTGTGGGCGACCCGGATGCTGCTCCAGGCCGCCGGCGTCGCGGTCCCGCCGACCGACGGCGCTGCGGGTGATGCAGGCGCGGCAGAGGGGTTGCCGGCCGCCGAGGTGCTCGCGGGTCTGTCGATCCTCGTCACCGGCGACGAGGAGATCGGCTCGGTGACGTCCTCCGATCTCATCCGCGCCGAGGCGCGCGAGGCCCGTGCGGTGTTCGTCATGGAGGCATCCGCCGACGGGGCGCTCAAGCTGTCGCGCAAGGGCACGTCGATGTACACGGTCCTCGTCCACGGGAAGGCCGCGCACGCCGGGCTCGAGCCGGAGAAGGGGATCCACGCCGGGCTCGAGCTCGCGCATCAGATGCAGGTGGTCGCCGAGCTCGCCGACGCGGAGGCGCAGACGACGGTGACGCCGACGAAGTTCTCCGGCGGGACGACGACGAACACCGTGCCGGCGCTCGGGCAGTTCGACATCGACGTCCGCGCGCTCACCGCCGAGGAGCAGCAGCGGGTCGACGACGCGATCCGGGGCCTCTCCCCGCGCATCGAGGGCACCCGGATCGAGGTGCGCGGCGGGATCAACCGGCCGCCGTTCGAGAAGGAGATGTCGGCCGCGCTGTTCGAGCGGGCGGTCGCCCTCGCCGCCGACCTCGGGATCGAGCAGCCGCGCGGAGTGCCGGTGGGCGGCGCCTCGGACGGCAACTTCACCGCCGGCGACGGCATCCCCACGCTCGACGGGCTCGGCGCTGTGGGCGACGGCGCGCATGCCGAGCACGAGCACGCGATCATCGAGCACATCCCGCCGCGCACCGCGCTGCTCGCCGCCCTCATCGCCGACTCCCTCTCCGAAACATCAATTTCCGAAGGTTCCTGA